The DNA segment ACAGCGGATCGCATTTTGTATCCACGTTTCTAAAAAAGGAATCCTTCATATACTTCGCGGAAGTTTGATCGTTTCCGGATTCGGAAGAAAGTCCGGTGGAATTCCATTCGGATTTCAATCGAAAGAGCGTGAATGTGTATTGCACCTTCAATTGTTCGACTGCCAACTTGAGCGCCTGCAGAGTGTAAGAAGCCTTTGACAATTCGAACTGGATCTGAAAGTTGCGGTTGAAGGAAGGATCCTTGTCTCGGATCTCATCCACCTCGTCGTCCGAAAGCATTCCCTTGGCTCTGAGTTCTTCCGGCATCGTAAAATCGTTTGCGGAAACAAAAAATAAAACTTCTTTTACATTCTTCAATTTGGGAACGAGATCTTTCAATCTGCGAACCGCTCCCAACGAACCGTACGCATCCACGGCGAGATTGATCGATTGTCTGGCACCGCCCTTCAATTCGATCCCGTTCAGTTGGTTGCAGAATGTATCTTCATCTCCCACGCCGAAACCCATCACAAGACTGTCTCCCAGACAGGCCAATTTTGGTTTAACCGGATCGACTTCTTCGATTCCTCGAAGCCCCAGAGAGTTAGTTCTAAATCTCCCTTCCCATTTTCCGGCAAAATGACGGATATAGATATCTTGATTGGGGGCCAAGTCCACATAGTAAATCGGATTGTACCGGTGTAATACTTTTTGATTCCGGTAATACTGCAAAGAAGGGGCTTGGATGAGGTTGAGTAGAATCTCCGTTCCTAAAAAAATGAGGAGGAAGAATGCAAGGGCACGTCCTGCCCAGGAGAAAAATCCTTTCATGGATACGGGAGAGGTTGAAATACAATGCCTCTCTGGCAAGCGAATTCTACCTTTTCCCCTACCAACTCGATATTCCCCCAACCGGAGGGTTTCGAGAAAAACTTTCAAAATTCCAGCCTAAAAAAAGGATCTGCTTTACAACCCGAGAGTCTAAAAAGAAATTAAAGTTTAGAATCATTCTAAATCGAGGAAACCATGATCCATAAAATCGTCGTCATAGGATCCGGTCCTGCCGGACATACAGCAGCCATCTACGCAGCAAGGGCGAACCTGAATCCAGTGATGTATGAGGGATTTATGGCCGGTGGAATCGCCGCCGGTGGACAATTGACAACTACAACCGAAGTGGAAAACTTCCCCGGATTTCCGAAAGGAATCGATGGAACCAAACTCACGGAGCTGTTTCGAGAACAATCGATTCAGTATGGAACCAAAATTGTGACTCAGACCATTACGAAGGTCGATTTTTCATCCAAACCTTTCAAACTCTGGTCAGACGACGAATGCATTGAGGCAGAAGCGGTGATCATCGCAACCGGAGCGACCGCAAAGAGAATGCACGTAAACGGCGAGGATTCCTATTGGCAGAAGGGAATTTCGGCCTGCGCGGTTTGCGACGGAGCTCTTCCGATTTATAGAAACAAAGAACTTGCGGTTGTAGGCGGCGGAGATTCCGCAGTGGAAGAAGCTTCTCACCTTACCAAGTTTGCTTCGAAAGTATATCTGATTCACAGAAGGGATTCTCTACGCGCCTCCAAGATCATGCAAAAACGCGCGACCACACATCCAAAGATCGAAATATTATGGAATTCTCAAGTGGAAGAAGCAAAAGGAGACGGGAAGAATCTGACCTCTCTGACATTGCAAGACACTGTGAACGGGCAAAAAAAAGAACTCCCAGTGGGCGGACTTTTTTATGCGATCGGTCACAAACCAAACACGGATATCTTTGAAGGAATTTTGGATCTGGACGAAAGCGGTTATATCAAAACCGTTCCGGGCACTACACGCACAAGTATCGAAGGAGTATTTGCCGCGGGGGACGTGCAGGATAAGGTCTATCGTCAGGCGATTACCGCCGCGGGTTCCGGATGTATGGCGGCTCTCGAAGCGGAACGCTGGTTGGAATCAAGAGAAGAATAGGATTTTAGAATATTCTAAGTTAATAAAAAAGGGAACTGCAGGTTCCCTTTTTTATTGAATCATTTATATTCTGATCAATGCTCCAAATAATACAACCTTTTACTTGCAACAACTGTCGCAACAAATTCTCTTTCAGATTGAGTCAACGGAATAGATAGTCTACACTGATTATCCGTTGTTTGAATTGCCAAATAAATTGATGAGTCATACAAATCAGGAAGTTCATGAGCCAGCAAAAGCTTTTCATGATTCATAAATGAATTGCAATTTGTGTCAAAATCCATTTGATCGACTTTTAAAATTCGATTCGCTTTATACAAATATGGATCAGCATCCGTTGGCATAGAATCTAAAGCTTGAATTTCCTCATAAACCTCTATTACGCAGTTATTAACCTCAGATGCAATTTTAAGCAAACCGCTCCTAAGAGCCTTCAATCTTTGACGATTAGATTCATTCATTTTCGGAAATGAACAATCATTGAATAAATAATTTGCACATCCTTTGTAGAGCAGATTCTGATTTTGGATATCTTGTAGATAGAAGCTACACCCTGATTGAGACATGTATAAAGCGGAAAAATAAAAAGCAAATTTAGCTTCGTCAGACTTCGGGAGGTCGATGCGGTTGCAAAAGAGAATTAAAAGCGCTATTTTAAAAGGTATATAGAAAACTTTTTTCATAATAAAAACCGTAATTACCTATTGAAGGCAACGGATTCTGAAACGAGTGCGATTGATTGGAGGATATAATTTTGAGATATTCATCTAACGGTATTTCTTTCGCTTTATAGGCATCCGTTTTTTCACCCGTTGCATTCGTGTCATAATGTATGTAAGCATCAAAGAAATAATAAAAAGAGACAAACAAAAATAAAGCCGTCGAAAGATAGAAATTTTCCCTTGAACGTAAAAAGCCCGCTTTCTTTTCATCATAATTAACAAATTGGATCGAATCTGCCGCCTTGCGTTGATTTTTAACGGTTTCATTTAAAAAATAAAGAGCCGAACCGAAGGTTAAAAACTTTAAACTAAAAGCGATATAATTTTTTTTTCGTATTTCCCCGTCCTCGATAAGACGATATTCAGATCCGCTTTTAAAATAAATTAAACTTTCAAAAGAAGCGCTCCAAGGATTGCTTTCAGAAACTTTTTCTCTGTATTTTTTATCCACGACCGATTGGACCGATTCTTTTGACAGCAGTTTTCCAACTTTACCTTGTCTTAAAAAATAACCTGATTCCAGTTCTTGATAATCCCCGAATAATGCATAGCCTGACTTTGTCACAATGAATGCCTTTTTCCAAACAGAATCCGCTTGAAGATCCGAAGAAAAAACTATAATCAAAAAAGTCAATAGCCTGACCTTATTTACCATACGATCGAATCCCTATCATCGATCGTAAGGGGCTTTTCACCTGAAAACAACGTACGGTAAAACGAATATTTATTTTTTTCTCTCTTATAAAAACAATACTGAATATCTTTCATTTTCAAGAAGTTCGGCGGATGTGGCAGGATTCGAACTTGCATCAGTTTGTGAGGACAAACATAAGGTTCCACCTGGCACTGGGAGCTTGCGTTCGATAAAATATTTTCTTGTTTTTTGTTTAAATCAGAATCATCACACACACAAAACAAACATAACAAAGGAATAAAAATTAAAAACCTGTAAAACATATTAACGTAAAATAATAAAACCTAATATACTATTCACATTCTTATATGATTTTTATCATCCGGGTCCATATCATCCAGACAACCCATCACTAAATTTGTAATACAAAGATGATATTGACCTCCGCAATTCGCTGTCCCTCCGCTTGCATCGTTTTGAAGACAGACGCGTTTCTGTTCGTCACAATATAAATATGCGCTAACGCATTCGAACGCGCTTGTTCCGTTGCGATTGCTAAACGGACTAGTAATATCACCTTTATCGTTACAAGAAAATAAAACGAGCGTAATAATCAAAATTATCAGAATCTTTCTTTTCATTAAGTCAATTTCTACAAAATTATAAATCTAACAACTAACCCATCCAAAACCAAGTGCGACAAAGATTTCATTGAATAAAAAATTCAAGGAAAAGCAGCCTTCGAATCAGGAGTCTCTACTTTTCATTTCTTATACACTCGCCAACTAAATTTGAACAATTTGCCAATTGAGTGCCGCAATTTTTTCCAGTCGCATCATCAACGCAGACTTTTTCCTGCTCAAAACAATATAGATACAGCAAAGTACATTGTGCTCCGGTGTTACCTTTCTTAGGCTTGGTCGGGTCTTCCCATTCCCCATCTTTATTGCAAAAAGAAAGAAATAGGGGTATAAAAATGAATAAAAATATTTTTCTCATTAGAATGTACATATCCCAAAATAAAAACATAGAATAATTAATAACATTGCATCCTCGTTTGCTTCCGGAAGCGGTGGCGGTTCCGGGGTCCAACCAGCGGGTTGTGATGTTGGAAATGTAGCAGTATTCGTAAAGTTACACCGATCACCTTGTTGCGGGGTAGGATTTTCCCACCAACCCAATTCACTGATCTTATTACTTACATTGGAAGCATGCAACGTATGACCGAACGGATGCGAAAAATGGATCGAATCCCCGGCATACAAATTCGGATTTCCTTCCCACCATCTGCCTGCCATTAAAGCTCCTGGATCCGAAAAGGCGAACCACTCGTCCAAATATTCTACGTTTCTCTGCAATACGACTAAGTTTTTTGTATATAGTGTAAGATACCCTAATTGTTGCGAAAGCCAGCTTGTATCGGTTCGTTTACTACCAGAATAATTTAAAACTTTCGCAAGAAAATTTTCGACCGCCCTCTCCTTTGCTCCCGCATAAATCGATGCTGCTGCTAATTCTTTCGTGGTTTGTGGGGCAGTACAGCTTCCTGCTGCAATGCAATCCTTTACATCGTTGTAAACCGGTCCGGCAGCAGCGATTGCAGTTGCCAAAGCGTTCAACGCAAACTGAAACATTTGGTTATAGAAATTTCCGAGTGGCCCTAAATCTCCGAAAAATACAAATTGAGGGAGTGCTGGACGAGGAGTATGACTGATGATTAATACCTGAGCTCCCTGCGCCTGATGATAGGTTACCAATCGATTGAGATTGTTGATCACCGCATTTTGTCTAAAAATGCTTAACCAGGGTATTGCCTTTAAGATCACCTCATATCGTACAATATCATTGCCACCGTAAAGAATCACAGCTCGACGGTTTTCCAAGTTGATGTGAGTATCCTGACCGGGCATCGGATTCGGATAAAACTTAGAAGGCGCATTCCCTCCCTGTAAATCAAACTGATATCGAAGATCTTCAGTACTTGAACCGCCTATGGCTTGCTTATCGATCAGATTCCAATGATCATCGTAATAGATCCTCGGGTCAACGGGTATGACATTTGCCACCTCTCCTTGACCTGGTAATTCAACTTTAATCGGAATTCGATCTATCCAGTCAGTCATCGAATCTCCCCAAAATAGAATATGTTTTTGATTGTTTGCAAGAACTGCTGCCTGTGAGATCGGCCCCCTTGGCTCAGGAGTCGTCAAGTTTTTAGCCTTACATCTACTTTCAAGATTTCTTTCAAATGCTTGCCGCAAAGCATTCCGCGTAAAAAGGGCCTCTCTAAATTCCTCTAATAGCTGCGCGTTAGTAGGAACGCCAGTTATCGCGCTATTTAAATTTCCATACCATTCACTAATCGCACTAGCGTGCAAAAAGGAAGCATGAAACAAGATAAAAATCAGTATAATTACTTTCTTATTCATTAGGAAGACCTAATTCCGTTTTCATTTTTTTCTGAGTCGTTTTTATAATTTCTTCACGCATGTATAAATACTTATCAGAAAGAGAAGAAAGGATTTTGCATTCGTCGGCATCAACAGGGGCGCAAACCTTCAAGAGCATCTGTAATGAATAGATCCAAATCGTAATTTCAATGCGAAATTCCTTTAAGACTTCGATCGGAAATCTTTCCGCGTCAACAAGCATACTTTGAATTACTTGAT comes from the Leptospira sp. WS92.C1 genome and includes:
- a CDS encoding SGNH/GDSL hydrolase family protein, with protein sequence MKGFFSWAGRALAFFLLIFLGTEILLNLIQAPSLQYYRNQKVLHRYNPIYYVDLAPNQDIYIRHFAGKWEGRFRTNSLGLRGIEEVDPVKPKLACLGDSLVMGFGVGDEDTFCNQLNGIELKGGARQSINLAVDAYGSLGAVRRLKDLVPKLKNVKEVLFFVSANDFTMPEELRAKGMLSDDEVDEIRDKDPSFNRNFQIQFELSKASYTLQALKLAVEQLKVQYTFTLFRLKSEWNSTGLSSESGNDQTSAKYMKDSFFRNVDTKCDPLSAETFKKKNGITEPNPSNMSQFEYKKQFCPEPIPDYFSCQEKEPIISSLEPLPRITQNAYDEMVEYTRSQGIKLIVVFIPIQVEEIFCRNRGKYHPLENYVLRASAYFEKKGIPVLKLRKETSEMCGEIIDTPKGKKYSGIRDYFIPEDGHLTVPGNNWAKRAVIKQLKELEKNHAF
- the trxB gene encoding thioredoxin-disulfide reductase codes for the protein MIHKIVVIGSGPAGHTAAIYAARANLNPVMYEGFMAGGIAAGGQLTTTTEVENFPGFPKGIDGTKLTELFREQSIQYGTKIVTQTITKVDFSSKPFKLWSDDECIEAEAVIIATGATAKRMHVNGEDSYWQKGISACAVCDGALPIYRNKELAVVGGGDSAVEEASHLTKFASKVYLIHRRDSLRASKIMQKRATTHPKIEILWNSQVEEAKGDGKNLTSLTLQDTVNGQKKELPVGGLFYAIGHKPNTDIFEGILDLDESGYIKTVPGTTRTSIEGVFAAGDVQDKVYRQAITAAGSGCMAALEAERWLESREE